Below is a genomic region from Rosa chinensis cultivar Old Blush chromosome 5, RchiOBHm-V2, whole genome shotgun sequence.
tatatatatatatatatatatagaatctcTTTTCAGAAATCTATTTGCATATTGACCTAAATGTTCTAATATATTTGAATATATTGAAATCATTCCTATAAATCATTCAATTTAGGCTGTCTCAATCTTTTTCGGAATTTAGAAATCAACCGAACAGCTCGCATGCTGCACCAGTTTTCAGATTTGATGGGACAAGTGCTGCTTTGATCATTggttaagaatatatatacatataccaaTACATTTGAAGATGAAGTTTATGAAAATTGGGACCAAGCCGGATACCTTCTACACTGAACGAGCCGCCAGGTATTATAGCTTTATAAATTGTTAGGAATTACCGCTTGATCTATTTACTTCATAGATGAATATGGAAATGCTTTAGAGGTACATATTACATAGCATGATACATTCTCACACAAATAGCAGTAATGAAATTGTTAAAAGCAGCCTATATAGTACTGGATTCTTTTTATGGAGCCAGGAGAAATTGATCACTTATCTAGTACTGCTCACTATGTATAACTTATCTGCAGGTCTGTAGTTTCAGATGTACCCAGCGACCTTCTCATACAAATCAACAGCATCAGTTATGTTCTCCATAAGGTATGAATTGATTGTCGTTAAGGAATAATTTGTGTAGGGGTTATCAGGTGAAGATTGAGATATATAGTTGATTGTGGTTCTGTTAGCTGCAGTTTCCATTGCTTCCAAAATGCGGTCTATTACAACGGCTTTGCTGTGATTCTGGTGATCTGGAAAAAATGAACATAGAGCTTCACGACATTCCAGGAGGCGAAGAAGCTTTTGAACTGTGTGCTAAGTTCTGTTatggaattaaaataaaactcaGTGCCTATAACTTTTTACCTGCATATTGTGCTGCTAAATTCCTTGAAATGACTGAATCTGTAGACAAGGGAAATTTTGTCCTAAAACTCGAGGCTTTCCTCAATTCATGCATTCTCGAAGGTTGGAAAGACTCCATCGTCACACTACAAACTACTGTTAAGTTGCCTGACTGGTCTGAGAATCTTGGAATCATCAGAAAGTGCATCGATTCAATTGTTGAAAAAATCCTTACACCCCCACCACAGGTCATATTTATCTTTGTACTTCACCTTTTATTATTCTCCTTGATTCTCTTCTTTTAGAAGCTAacttgttagtttttttttacttgTTTGCTAAAGCTAATGTATATAATTGGGTATTAATCTGTAAATTCAGGTGACATGGTCATACACTTATACCAGACCTGGTTACAACAAAAAGCATCATCATTCTGTCCCCAAGGATTGGTGGACAGAGGATATATCAGACCTTGATATAGACCTGTTTCGGTGTATAGTTACTGCTGTTAGATCAACCTATATGCTGCCACCACAGCTCATTGGGGAGGCTTTGCACGTCTATGCTTGTCGTTGGCTACCAGACACCACAAACATTAGACCTCCTCTGGATCAAAATAGCGATTATAATCATGATGAAACATTAATGGAAAAGAATCGAAGGATTGTTGATACCATTGCTAGTATGATTCCTGGAGATAAGGGATCGGTTTCAGTTGGTTTCTTGCTAAGGCTTCTTGTTATTGCAAATTATCTAGGAGGAGTGTCTCCAGTGACAAAGACAGAACTCTTGAGGAGATCCAGTCTACAACTTGAAGAGGCAACCGTGAATGACCTGCTTTTTCCTTCACACTCACCCAATGACCCTGAATTTTATGATATTGACTTGGTGTTGGCACTCTTGCAAAGTTTCTTGGTGATATGGAGAAGACAATCCCCTGCAGCAGCTGCAGAAAACAGCCACCACTTTTTCAGGACAATAAGAAAGGTTGGGAAGATCATTGATTCTTACCTTCAAGTCGTTGCAAGGGATGCCAACATGCCAGTATCAAAAGTGGCAACTCTTGCTGAAGCTTTGCCAGATATGGCTAGGGAAGACCATGATGACATCTACAAGGCTATTAACATTTATTTAAAGGTAAATAATTAAACTCTGTCACTAATTACCATACATGAATCATATATATTGAACTAGTTAGTAGCTACCAATAAGAATGAATTGAAATACAATTTGCTCTTAAGCAAGCAATGGACAGTAGACATGCATATAATTCCTCTGTCTAATTTCATGCTGTGCAGTGCAcgaagtagtttttttttttttttttttttttgggtactagTTTTCATTCATGGTTCCTCTCTACTTAATTTCATGTTGTGGCttcttaattatatatacatattaagcAGGAGCACTCTGATCTGAGCAAGGCAGATAAGAAGCGCTTGTGCCGCATTTTAGACTGCCAGAAGTTGTCGCCAGAGGTACGTGCTCATGCTGTCAAAAATGAGAGGCTACCATTGAGGATTGTTGTGCAAGTCCTCTTCTTTGAGCAAGAGAGAGGTTCCAACTCTAAGGCAGCAGTGACTTCTCATAGACTACCGGGCCAGCTGGAGCAACTTTCCAGCTCAAGAAAACAAACATCAACTACCAGCAGGGGTGAAGATCATGCAGCTAAGCTAAGATTGGGTGGAGATGATGAAAAACTCAGTAGGGGGGAGGGCACGAGAAGAACCAATAATGCCGTTTCTGAAACCACGAATGCTACTGGAAAGAGAGATATTTATGAGCAAAGGAAAAGATCAGAAGCAAAGTCTGCAGTGGAATTCACGGAAAGAAGGGCTGTGAATAGGGGTGAAATACAAGTGGAAGAAGTAAATATGGGAAGAGAAATCAGGGAGCTGGGAATATTATCAGCTGGGAGCAAGTTGGACGCCAGCAAGATGATACAAAAGGGAAGTAGATCATCAGACCATGGCCGCGACAAAGCCAAAGACAGATAGCAAACTAAATATATGTATCAACATTCATCCTTCTTCCCTTTCTTATTTTGCACATGTACATGAAtttaagttttttgttttggaaaattcTGGAGTTCTGAACAATGTTGTGCGCCCTATTCAATATAGTATTGTGTCAGTAATGCGGTGGAAATTCAAAGCATATATCTGTATTGGTTAGCATAACCAGAGATTAACCTACATATGCATACGCCAATTTTGGATAAAGGTACTTCAGCTTCATTCTAATTTCTGCCAACGTCCCTCAATCATTTTTGgattactttattttattcaaGTTTGCTGTGAAACGTACTCACCTCACGTAGGGAGCCTCTGTCTTATTATCTCAAAATCAGGCCCAAAGCTTCACTAAGAAACAGCTTCAATCCTTGTTATCTTCACTTTTTAACTAGTTGGTTGAAAATGGATTTTCAAGGGAATAATGGATGAGTGAAGTCATTTGGATCATCTGTTTAGCAcagaagagaaaggaaaacataataaatctatgattttaattattttctttatatactTAAGTTAACTGAAGCTAAGCCATTGCAAAACTTTCTTATACAAGTTTCAAACAACCTCATTAAACTACAATTGGTACTACCTTTCGAGTTTGAGCTATTCTAAAAGAATGATTACCACTGACAGTGAAGTAGAACTGTTGTTTGGCCTGCAATGGCAAGACCACAAAAACTAGACCTGCCACTTCTGTATCTACTTTAAGGCTCAAGGCTTTAACCTTCACAATCCGATGACCCAAGTTATTGCACATCTGCATCAGTTATTCACAACAAGGAACTATCAACTAGGCTCTCTAAACTAGTCCAGATTCTTTCTGAAAGGCACTAAACAGTGTTTCGCACAGTCCATAATCATGCCTGCCTTTTCACTTCACCATTGGTACACAGAAGAGCATATAGATATACACTTGGACCTTACACCAAGCCTGTCATATAAGTGCTACTGCACCTCTGCTTGCCAAAGCTGTTAAACGGATTTGGATGATAGCAAACCTGACAAGTCATGCAGTCGAGCCACTTCTGCCAGGCTTGTCCATAGAAAGACGAAATATCAGGAAAAGGGTGCTTTATAAAATGAATATCAGCCCTCTCCATGTCAAATGCCTACAATCCCAGAAATGCACCAAATAACCCACTATCTTGATGTGAACTCCTTCTCAACTACAGCAAAGGAGACCTTTAGGCGATCTTGCAGATTCTTGAGAACATTTTTTGTAATTCTTTTCTGATGCTTAGTGCTTTTGAGCCACTCAATGCCAAAGTATACTTTTACCAGACACCCTGGTGGTGTTGAGGACGAGTCCTCCATTTGGTATCGGATGTGAACCTGCAAATGATGAAATGGGACTGGTCAATGATAAAGGAGAGGTGACTCGGAGAAAATTTCAACTGCTACGAGAAGGACTATTTTAAGAATTCTGCACAAGTTCCAGGTTATTCATACATTGAAATAGTCACCAAGTGGAATTGCATGGAGGGTCATGACTTCTTGAAAAAGCCAACCATTTCTATCAGAAAGGCGGGATTTTTGCTGAGTACTAGTCACCTCTCCTCTATATTGGGAAACACGTTTGTCATATCTGTAATATATTTGCCTCACATAGACATCACCCTTCTCTGATTCCCATGGGGTGTGAGAATAGTTAAGACAACCAGCTTTCTCCATAACTCTACGATCCAATTCACCTCCACCGAATAGCTCTGCGAAGAAATTTGTCTAAAAAAATGGCAAACAAGACAAATTTGATGGTCAACGAAAGCATAAGTTCAGAAAGTGCACAAACGAAAATAATTGAACCACAATGTGTATTGTCATGAGTACCACATATGGGAGATGAATGATCAAGATGGAAACTGTAGTTTAACTAACAACCAGGCAGAAGGTGAAAAGAAACTGAGATGCAGATAGATTCATAATTCTAAAGGAGATGCAGCTTTACTGCAGGTCCAAAAAACACATGTGAATATTTGTACCGAAAagggaaggaaagaaaaacaacaAAGGGTACATGTATGGTCCAGAGAGAAAGTGCTCACAGGAACTGAATGCAAGGATGAATAAACCTCAGACATGCTGACATCATCAAGGCCCAAGAAAGACCCACTCTCTTCAGTTTGGAGGCTCTTGACTTCTGATTCTTCTTCTATTATTTGCACCTTCTGCTCAGGACTCAAAGATCTAGCCTTCCACAGGGCCATAATTGTCCTGAATAGAAACATCAACTACGTCAATGCATGCATCagtgattggaaaatgaaaacgTCAGCTGAGATGAGATATTCATCTCAATAAGCACAAAAAAGAGCATAATTGACAGAGATCTATTCAACGGTTGTTTCAACCAAATAATCAAAGACAGAAAAAGCTCAGAAGGATTAATGAAAATTTCCAATTTTGATAAAGTGATGCGATGATATCTAGGATGTCCTTTCTGTACCTGTTCGCTACATTGAAGGATACGAAGGACTGGAAGTGGAACTTCAGCCTGCCTTCCTCATCCTGTGTCTTTGCCCCATGCCTTGCATCCATACCTCTACCTTGCCGCAGAGTCATGACTATAGTTGGACTACCCATAGATGACAGAGTTGGAGGAACAATATGAATATCTTCTATATCCTCCCAGAGGAAAAAGAACTTTGTCTTGCGACCAAATAAATTTGCATGGAACCCAATTATTCTCGCAGAAAGAAATAGGCGGCCCTGGACAGGAAAAACTGTTATTCAGAGATTCAGATTATGAAGCATGTGGCAGTTCATGAGCAGAGAGAGATTATTTCTCTAGCTGTGCctcaaaaagaatgaaaaagaaaaaattgtaagATTAAGGTCATTAAGAAATCAACGGCACCTGCAGGGGCATTTTTCGTTTCAAGTGACATGTAAAGTCGTTGATAAGAAATTCCTCTGGTGGAAGCCCAAAGAGTTTTTGGAATGCTGAATTTGTTTGAGGAGAACGTACAGTAATCTGCATTAATTTTCACTAAACTGATGAGTAAGAATACAAAAAAGAGTGTAAAGCACCACTACTAAGGGACAGAAGAAAAGGAACATTGATAATGCAAATTTCAAAAGTATAGAACATCCGTACCTTCTTTCCAACCTCCTTCTCCATCTTATTTAAAAAGTGATTAACAACATTGCCACCTCTTGTATTGTTTAAGAAAATTCTCAAGTGGAGTTTTGACTGACAAGCCTGAGCTAACTTTCCTTGAAGAGGAATCCACATATCAGCTAAATCTGATATATTGGTTTTCACAAAATTGATTTCAGCATGGCCCAGAGAGGTAGCTTCATCAAAAGGACCATCAAAATCATAAATTTCCACATCCAGCACAGAAGGAGGCTCATCCATTGCATCAAACTCAAATATTTCTGTGAAAATCAACAAAAGATTAGTCACATTCTAGTAAAATGTTGCAAAATCTAAGGTGTCCTCTAACTAAGAATGGCTTTGGAAGTTTAGATCAAAGCAAATATACAAAGAGAACCCAATTAACAGGAAATGAAAatcaccattccacatagggtCGCATTTCTGGAACTTGATTGAGCTAGTTCTAGCTTTTCCATTGCAAGAAAACACCACGTATGGATCAGAGAACCCACTTGAATCAACAGCTGCTATATTACTTCCTTCAATCAAGGCAACAGTTAGCAACCAACCATCTCCTCGGGCTTTGACTCCATGGTCACTGCCTATTATCAGAAAGACAGAAGATGGAAGCAATGAGAAGATCATACCAACATAAAGGAAGCTGGGGCTTAAAAGATTTGAAACAGTTCAGGATATGCAAATTATTGTGCACTCCTAAAAGAGGAGAAGAATAAAAGATGAGCAAGACAAAGCAGGAATTGACCGAAACAAAAAGACAAGTGCACTTCTTGATTGGAAAATACGGAAACTTGCTTAGTTAAAATAACCTGGCTGTCTAGCTAGAGTAATAGAAATTGCCAATCTATCTAACACACTCCAAACATATGAATAATAAAAATTCATAATGCGATATAGAAACATCATGCTCAGCTGGAGAAAGGTAAATAGCTATGCAGGCTAACAGTttaattaaattagaaagaGCAACCACTGAAAGGTGTTGTTACCTTTCTGCACTCTGGCCTGCATAAAGCGTGAGATCAAACCCAGCACACGTTCTCCTTGAAGTACCAGGACACCACAAACAATGAATTCACCAATTGAATCTGGCAAGTCAAGCCCAACAAACTCCAACCCTTGAATAGTGCTGGGTGTAGCCAGGTAGATGTGTACCAGCATATACAATCCAATAAAAAATGTGGAGACCACAGTGAAATTAGCAAAATATTGTACTGCCAGCTTCCAATCAGACTGGGATTCAGCCTGCAATGATGCCAAAACCTGGTCCTTATTGGATCCAAGGTCTTTAGAATCAGCTGGCTTAACGTTCTGCGATAATAAAGTTGCATACTGCTCATAACTGTCCTTTAAACCTTGCCGAGCTCCATTTTCTATCATTCCTTTCATCATGGTGCTCTGCAGAAAATTCATGCGCCAGGATATTACAAAGCGTGTAGATTGTTCTCCCGATGGCAGCTCAGGCCCAGGTGTAATGCAGTAGAGCAACTCCGTCCTAAAAGTTTTCCCATATGGAACATCAGGAGTGCTCACACTTGATAAAACTGCAAAAACTTTCCCATCGGCTTTGAGATATGTTTGGTCCTCACTTCCTTTGCAAGCCTTGATTAATTTGCTAGCTGCCTTAACATATGTAACCACTCTTTTTAAGCTGTCGTTTTCAAATTTCCAGGGTCCTTGTTCCAATTCTGTAGTTCCATGCAGATCTGCCAACGCCTTTGGAAAAGTAGAATCCGGAGAAAAGAGTAAAGTGTTGAGGTGTTTGGGTTCAGTAACATACATTTGATCTAGAAGCACTCCACCGGGTAGGTTCTCGGGGGTTTCAGTAGCCTGATCGCGTAACTGCATTGTTTTCATTAGCTCTTCAAAAGGAACACAAGAGGAGTGATCCTCAGAATAAGTGGCCTCAGAAATGTCAACAAGCTCAGTCAAGTCAGCTTTGCTAGAGTGGTTTGAAGATATTGGAGGTGCGTCAGGATTTTTATTGAACATCTGAACAAGTCGGCCAGCAAGGGATTTCTGGGCAAGAGtactcttttccttttctttatctTCCTTGGAGAATGGAAGTTCATCAAGCCTGCCTCTGTGAGGGGAAGCCGTTTCGGATAACCTTGAGGGTGATTCACCTCCAATGTCGGAATCCCTCCTGATGTGATCACCATCGGAAGCGGAGTCGGAGAATGCATTGTTTGTACTGAGAGAGATATTAAGAAGAATCTCGCctaaaatgaaagcaaagcatatgTATTATTACACATTGAATTTTTGGGAAATGATGCAATGCAATGCAAGTATCAAGTAtcaagtaaagaaaagaaaagaaaatgcaagATAGGAAATGCGTACCGCAATCCTTGTGCTTGGGCTTCTTGCTCTTGGGCTGGAGAGGGTGCCAACAAGTGTCGAGGCACTTGTTGGGGGAATCGAAGACTTGGGAAACAGGGAACTTGACGCAGCCCACGAAGTCGTCGTTGAAGTACTTATCTTCATCCAAACAAGAGATGAGGAGCTCGTCGTTGAGGTCGTCGACTCGAAACGTGAACTCTTCACCCCAATATGGGTTTAACGTCTTCTTCACCACTTTGGTCTTGAACTTCTGCTTTCCCATCTTCACCTTCACGTACGGATCACTCAGCCCGTTTAGATCCATTGCCGGCAGATCTCGAGCCCCCATCACTTGAACCACCAGCTTCATTTCTTCCTCTCCTATTCACCGATTCAATCTTCCTctccttccttccttccttccGTATGATCAAACAAACAGAGAACCAATAAGTGTTACAATTGTTGCAGATAAGATACAAAATAGAGAAtgagattgagattgagattgaTCAAGGAGGAGGGGAATGAATGGCATCATGGGAATTCAGAGAAATCTGCAACTGGTGGTGAGTGACATTGAATTGACAATGCCGGCTAAAATGGGTGCTGATCTGCGACTCCCAATACAAAACAAATTGAGTGTTTCTTCGATTTCAAAATTTGGACGACGCCAGAAAACAGAatgagatcgagagagagagagagagagagagagacccagcCGTTTTGGGATAGAGATC
It encodes:
- the LOC112164662 gene encoding BTB/POZ domain-containing protein At5g47800 isoform X2, coding for MKFMKIGTKPDTFYTERAARSVVSDVPSDLLIQINSISYVLHKFPLLPKCGLLQRLCCDSGDLEKMNIELHDIPGGEEAFELCAKFCYGIKIKLSAYNFLPAYCAAKFLEMTESVDKGNFVLKLEAFLNSCILEGWKDSIVTLQTTVKLPDWSENLGIIRKCIDSIVEKILTPPPQVTWSYTYTRPGYNKKHHHSVPKDWWTEDISDLDIDLFRCIVTAVRSTYMLPPQLIGEALHVYACRWLPDTTNIRPPLDQNSDYNHDETLMEKNRRIVDTIASMIPGDKGSVSVGFLLRLLVIANYLGGVSPVTKTELLRRSSLQLEEATVNDLLFPSHSPNDPEFYDIDLVLALLQSFLVIWRRQSPAAAAENSHHFFRTIRKVGKIIDSYLQVVARDANMPVSKVATLAEALPDMAREDHDDIYKAINIYLKEHSDLSKADKKRLCRILDCQKLSPEVRAHAVKNERLPLRIVVQVLFFEQERGSNSKAAVTSHRLPGQLEQLSSSRKQTSTTSRGEDHAAKLRLGGDDEKLSRGEGTRRTNNAVSETTNATGKRDIYEQRKRSEAKSAVEFTERRAVNRGEIQVEEVNMGREIRELGILSAGSKLDASKMIQKGSRSSDHGRDKAKDR
- the LOC112164660 gene encoding C2 and GRAM domain-containing protein At1g03370, encoding MKLVVQVMGARDLPAMDLNGLSDPYVKVKMGKQKFKTKVVKKTLNPYWGEEFTFRVDDLNDELLISCLDEDKYFNDDFVGCVKFPVSQVFDSPNKCLDTCWHPLQPKSKKPKHKDCGEILLNISLSTNNAFSDSASDGDHIRRDSDIGGESPSRLSETASPHRGRLDELPFSKEDKEKEKSTLAQKSLAGRLVQMFNKNPDAPPISSNHSSKADLTELVDISEATYSEDHSSCVPFEELMKTMQLRDQATETPENLPGGVLLDQMYVTEPKHLNTLLFSPDSTFPKALADLHGTTELEQGPWKFENDSLKRVVTYVKAASKLIKACKGSEDQTYLKADGKVFAVLSSVSTPDVPYGKTFRTELLYCITPGPELPSGEQSTRFVISWRMNFLQSTMMKGMIENGARQGLKDSYEQYATLLSQNVKPADSKDLGSNKDQVLASLQAESQSDWKLAVQYFANFTVVSTFFIGLYMLVHIYLATPSTIQGLEFVGLDLPDSIGEFIVCGVLVLQGERVLGLISRFMQARVQKGSDHGVKARGDGWLLTVALIEGSNIAAVDSSGFSDPYVVFSCNGKARTSSIKFQKCDPMWNEIFEFDAMDEPPSVLDVEIYDFDGPFDEATSLGHAEINFVKTNISDLADMWIPLQGKLAQACQSKLHLRIFLNNTRGGNVVNHFLNKMEKEVGKKITVRSPQTNSAFQKLFGLPPEEFLINDFTCHLKRKMPLQGRLFLSARIIGFHANLFGRKTKFFFLWEDIEDIHIVPPTLSSMGSPTIVMTLRQGRGMDARHGAKTQDEEGRLKFHFQSFVSFNVANRTIMALWKARSLSPEQKVQIIEEESEVKSLQTEESGSFLGLDDVSMSEVYSSLHSVPTNFFAELFGGGELDRRVMEKAGCLNYSHTPWESEKGDVYVRQIYYRYDKRVSQYRGEVTSTQQKSRLSDRNGWLFQEVMTLHAIPLGDYFNVHIRYQMEDSSSTPPGCLVKVYFGIEWLKSTKHQKRITKNVLKNLQDRLKVSFAVVEKEFTSR
- the LOC112164662 gene encoding BTB/POZ domain-containing protein At5g47800 isoform X1, whose amino-acid sequence is MKFMKIGTKPDTFYTERAARSVVSDVPSDLLIQINSISYVLHKLQFPLLPKCGLLQRLCCDSGDLEKMNIELHDIPGGEEAFELCAKFCYGIKIKLSAYNFLPAYCAAKFLEMTESVDKGNFVLKLEAFLNSCILEGWKDSIVTLQTTVKLPDWSENLGIIRKCIDSIVEKILTPPPQVTWSYTYTRPGYNKKHHHSVPKDWWTEDISDLDIDLFRCIVTAVRSTYMLPPQLIGEALHVYACRWLPDTTNIRPPLDQNSDYNHDETLMEKNRRIVDTIASMIPGDKGSVSVGFLLRLLVIANYLGGVSPVTKTELLRRSSLQLEEATVNDLLFPSHSPNDPEFYDIDLVLALLQSFLVIWRRQSPAAAAENSHHFFRTIRKVGKIIDSYLQVVARDANMPVSKVATLAEALPDMAREDHDDIYKAINIYLKEHSDLSKADKKRLCRILDCQKLSPEVRAHAVKNERLPLRIVVQVLFFEQERGSNSKAAVTSHRLPGQLEQLSSSRKQTSTTSRGEDHAAKLRLGGDDEKLSRGEGTRRTNNAVSETTNATGKRDIYEQRKRSEAKSAVEFTERRAVNRGEIQVEEVNMGREIRELGILSAGSKLDASKMIQKGSRSSDHGRDKAKDR